From Carettochelys insculpta isolate YL-2023 chromosome 8, ASM3395843v1, whole genome shotgun sequence, a single genomic window includes:
- the LOC142016889 gene encoding protein mono-ADP-ribosyltransferase PARP14-like, translated as MAAPEPFPFALRVEAAWGGPGLPRGLRNKLLRYFQSAKRSGGGECEVGERDGQLLVRFAQPEARQRVLDKKTHELDLAEKGKLKLVVTHLETTGAPNKDGSREELVPKEGSETPSKPKEPVCSDDGNSLGVEQKKTTGNLGKEMTSSEQSSAVIIVTVAEEIDDELVAMYFENKMRSGGGNIKSYVRNNQQIIITFENAEDAQKVLQKKDHSVKKIALYVKPWRVENVQELPQMASSLVVLENIQEATKQCMLTMLVENISGLAEEDNDFNVEMIPEINAAVVTFLKDIDIGEFVEKFNQNHRTKQQNITARQLEVTKSIKAENVPTNISNDYITVYFESKRNGGVQVLDVQQLPEENSAIITFHHQEDVNTVLAKQHSFNKLPISVYRYYSSLGTALYGKERPQIKMPEPIIMSLDPYIWQFLQTDNRLIQEINHEMADCKCELTWPQPNCANPGVTLHPSNALSKQRSMIKLIKSWNENVSKKFSCTMSKYKAIKCEIIPGMWEAIRNSLVKDGVLIIPDIPKNMVVLVGDAAVMKDAEREVKELIENARKKIERENQSIEQTVSVDPGKYAILHSSGLEENVYKEYPSLKMSYDASSKCIQMYGVAAEVFKVKSEILEKVHSMAQKSSHIHPYIFQFLQCVDNNTLSQSLFLSNQINAFYELGKDNITLIAGSPGDLLKAEEGMKKDLTFKCIVVEDNSVLKKRECSSLINHLYKAHNCSKETIIINELEDQIVIAGYFKAVAEAYQQLSDFVDKNTMVQKVITTKSAAVVMFVEKEKSNIWLELKKKGVKIEFGAQNACRNISLSGPRVEVLQAVTKIEQILSSLYSKNVVIDKPGAKAFFKEQEHLYVSGVRQQFHCLIRLQAEGEEQREVDEVSNMRKKQGQPLCEMILQDGVVVSVYKGDLCSHAADVVVNASNEDLRHIGGLAEALAQAAGPELQAECDRTVQKQGRLQPGRAVITGAGKLPCKQVIHAVGPRWEDRGPERNVSLLKRTVKESLILAETHNHHSIAIPAISSGIFGFPVNLCAHSIAVSIKEALEDSPGDSCLKKIHLVDSSERTVQALADALKDVFRDESPQLNSSSPSEAAFKPKKSRNVHSRKDLQMLTTDEGLSIILEKGSIEDATTDIIVNSVARDLQLDKGPLSKALLSKAGPMLQTLLSEEGLDKVANEGSVFKTDGCNLGCCFVLHAIVPGWKNGQESVQKLLRDIIMECLQTAEQLSLNTITFPAIGTGNLGFPKPVVAKLMFDQVFKFSSRKNLKSLQAVHFVMHPTDTDNIQAFSDELQKRAGGNITNVKMPKAVPKSAQGGQVVFSPISTPFQGAYEMQIGSIAFQIETGDITTAKTDVIVNISNQTFNLKTGVSKAILEGAGPQVEAECAQLASQPHSNFITTEAGNLLCKKIIHLVAQNDTRLLVSRVLQECELRKYTSVAFPAIGTGQAGLDPAEVANNMMDAVVDFASKFVQSVKTIKVIIFQPQLLSVFHASMQKREVTANVPEAPASESFWSKCASFLGFGKRTREKKTTLVLQKKIEPTVFQFCGESQKNVEDAAAWIRNLILKEQHEMSVTDEAILSFEEQEFAELEDLQKKLHITIQLDSKDTIPSIQISGVTKDVLRANLEIQHIIKRVREFQEEQYKAELLSSLVKWQYLENDQYLSFDKLTNLRIEDAAMLNQREIDITFNNRNYRVDLVAKRAIDDRGKSMAIVRVSKDEGNLLALPVEWCDMKKEHVKVVPLHSEMKEYQDVQTKFQLTCSKFKIEKIERIQNPFFWRAYQIKKQEMDSKNGNTNNEKLLFHGTTSASLTIINQKGFNRSYAGMNAACYGKGTYFAVNANYSAQDTYSKPDVNGKKYMYLARVLVGEYCVGNQGLITPPSKNSADPTDQFDSVTDNMTNPSMFVIFNDIQAYPDYLITFTK; from the exons GGAATttgggaaaagagatgacttCCTCTGAGCAATCCTCTGCAGTAATCATCGTTACCGTGGCAGAGGAAATTGACGATGAACTTGTGGCCATgtactttgaaaataaaatgcGGTCAGGAGGGGGAAACATCAAGTCCTATGTCAGAAACAATCAGCAAATCATCATCACCTTTGAAAACGCAGAAG ATGCCCAAAaagtgttgcaaaaaaaggatcACTCAGTAAAGAAAATAGCGTTGTATGTGAAACCATGGCGAGTGGAGAATGTCCAAGAACTCCCACAAATGGCTTCATCCCTTGTTGTGCTTGAAAATATACAAGAGGCTACAAAACAATGTATGTTAACTATGCTGGTGGAGAACATCAGTGGCTTGGCTGAAGAAGACAATGACTTCAACGTGGAAATGATACCTGAAAtaaatgctgctgtagtgacttTCCTCAAAGATATTG ATATAGGGGAATTTGTTGAAAAGTTCAACCAAAACCATAGGACGAAGCAACAAAACATTACTGCACGGCAACTTGAGGTGACAAAAAGCATTAAGGCTGAAAATGTGCCAACTAACATATCTAACGACTATATAACAGTCTACTTTGAAAGTAAAAGAAATGGAGGTGTACAAGTGCTTGATGTTCAACAGTTACCTGAAGAGAATTCCGCTATCATTACTTTTCATCATCAGGAAG atgTAAACACTGTCTTGGCAAAGCAGCATTCATTCAACAAACTTCCAATTTCTGTGTATCGGTACTACAGTTCATTGGGAACAGCTCTATATGGAAAGGAAAGGCCACAAATAAAGATGCCAGAACCAATTATAATGTCACTGGATCCTTACATCTGGCAGTTTTTACAGACTGATAATAGGTTAATCCAGGAAATAAATCATGAAATGGCAGATTGCAAATGTGAACTAACATGGCCTCAACCCAACTGTGCAAATCCAGGAGTAACACTGCATCCCTCGAATGCCTTATCTAAACAGAGATCGATGATTAAGTTGATCAAGTCCTGGAATGAAAATGTTTCCAAAAAGTTCTCTTGTACTATGTCAAAGTACAAGGccattaaatgtgaaataattcCAGGGATGTGGGAAGCCATAAGAAACAGCTTGGTAAAGGATGGTGTTTTGATCATACCTGACATTCCCAAGAACATGGTTGTCTTAGTAGGTGATGCAGCAGTTATGAAGGATGCAGAGCGAGAAGTGAAGGAGCTAATAGAAAATGccaggaaaaaaattgaaagagaaaACCAGAGTATAGAACAAACTGTATCAGTTGACCCAGGAAAGTATGCAATTTTACATAGTTCTGGGCTAGAGGAGAATGTTTACAAAGAGTACCCATCTCTGAAGATGTCTTACGATGCATCATCAAAATGTATCCAAATGTATGGAGTGGCTGCAGAAGTATTTAAAGTCAAAAGTGAAATACTAGAAAAAGTGCACAGCATGGCACAGAAATCAAGCCATATCCATCCTTATATTTTCCAGTTCCTACAGTGTGTAGATAACAACACCCTGTCACAGAGCTTATTTCTGTCAAATCAAATTAATGCCTTTTATGAGCTTGGCAAGGACAACATAACGCTTATCGCAGGTTCTCCTGGAGATCTTCTAAAAGCAGAAGAAGGAATGAAGAAGGATTTGACTTTCAAATGCATTGTCGTGGAGGACAACTCAGTCCTCAAAAAGAGAGAATGCAGTTCATTAATCAACCATTTGTACAAGGCACATAACTGTTCCAAGGAAACAATAATAATTAATGAGTTGGAGGATCAAATAGTCATTGCCGGTTATTTCAAAGCAGTGGCAGAAGCCTATCAGCAACTTTCTGATTTTGTGGATAAAAACACTAtggtacaaaaagtcatcacCACTAAGTCTGCCGCAGTTGTAATGTTTGTGGAGAAGGAAAAGTCCAATATTTGGCTtgaattaaaaaagaaagggGTGAAAATTGAATTTGGTGCACAGAATGCATGCAGAAATATTTCCCTGAGTGGACCAAGAGTGGAAGTGCTCCAGGCAGTCACCAAAATTGAACAAATTCTGTCTTCGTTATATTCAAAAAATGTAGTCATTGATAAACCAGGGGCCAAGGCATTTTTCAAAGAACAAGAACACTTGTATGTGTCGGGTGTGCGACAACAGTTTCACTGTCTGATCAGGCTGCAGGCCGAAGGTGAAGAACAAAGAGAAGTTGATGAAGTTAGTAACATGCGTAAGAAACAGGGCCAGCCCCTCTGTGAAATGATTCTGCAAGATGGAGTTGTTGTATCAGTTTATAAAGGGGACTTGTGCAGTCATGCAGCTGATGTGGTGGTGAATGCATCAAATGAGGACTTACGGCATATTGGTGGCCTTGCTGAGGCACTTGCACAAGCTGCAGGGCCAGAACTACAAGCAGAATGTGACCGTACTGTGCAGAAACAAGGCCGTTTGCAACCTGGTCGTGCTGTTATTACAGGTGCTGGGAAACTCCCATGTAAACAGGTCATTCATGCTGTTGGGCCCAGGTGGGAAGATCGTGGACCAGAAAGGAATGTGAGCCTATTAAAAAGAACAGTAAAGGAAAGCCTAATCCTGGCTGAAACACACAATCATCATTCCATTGCCATCCCTGCTATAAGCTCTGGGATTTTTGGTTTCCCAGTAAACCTGTGTGCACATTCAATTGCAGTGTCTATTAAGGAAGCCTTGGAAGATTCTCCAGGGGACAGCTGCCTGAAGAAGATTCATCTTGTGGACTCTTCGGAGAGAACAGTTCAGGCTCTCGCTGATGCATTGAAGGATGTGTTTAGAGATGAATCACCCCAACTCAATTCATCATCTCCATCTGAGGCAGCCTTCAAACCtaaaaaaagcagaaatgttcACAGCAGAAAGGATCTCCAGATGTTAACAACAGATGAAGGATTAAGCATCATCTTGGAGAAAGGAAGCATTGAAGATGCTACG aCTGACATCATCGTAAACAGCGTTGCTCGAGATCTGCAGCTTGATAAAGGTCCACTCTCTAAAGCTTTGCTGAGCAAGGCAGGTCCAATGCTCCAGACACTGCTATCTGAAGAAGGACTAGACAAAGTAGCTAACGAAGGGTCTGTGTTCAAAACAGATGGATGTAATCTGGGGTGCTGTTTTGTGCTTCATGCCATTGTTCCTGGTTGGAAAAATGGGCAAGAATCCGTACAGAAG CTCCTAAGAGACATCATCATGGAATGTCTTCAGACTGCTGAGCAGCTGTCTTTAAATACAATCACATTCCCAGCAATTGGAACTGGGAATTTAGGGTTTCCTAAGCCTGTTGTTGCTAAATTAATGTTTGACCAGGTGTTCAAATTCAGTAGCAGAAAAAATCTGAAATCTCTTCAAGCAGTTCACTTTGTGATGCATCCAACTGATACAGATAATATTCAG GCATTTTCAGATGAACTGCAAAAAAGAGCAGGTGGAAACATTACCAATGTTAAAATGCCAAAGGCTGTGCCAAAGAGTGCCCAGGGAGGACAAG TTGTGTTTAGCCCCATTTCGACACCATTTCAGGGAGCATATGAAATGCAGATTGGTTCCATTGCATTTCAAATAGAAACTGGAGACATTACCACAGCAAAGACAGATGTCATTGTAAATATTTCAAATCAAACGTTTAACCTCAAAACAG GTGTCTCTAAGGCAATTTTGGAAGGTGCTGGACCACAGGTTGAAGCTGAATGTGCTCAGCTAG CCTCACAACCTCACAGCAACTTTATAACTACAGAAGCAGGAAACTTGCTATGCAAAAAAATAATTCATCTTGTTGCCCAGAATGATACCAGATTATTAGTCTCCAGAGTGCTCCAGGAGTGTGAACTGAGGAAGTACACATCTGTTGCTTTCCCAGCAATTGGAACAG GTCAAGCAGGCCTTGATCCAGCTGAAGTAGCTAATAACATGATGGATGCTGTAGTTGATTTTGCAAGTAAATTTGTTCAGTCTGTGAAAACCATTAAAGTTATCATCTTCCAGCCACAACTACTAAGTGTGTTCCACGCAAGCatgcagaaaagagaagttactgcTAATGTACCTGAGGCGCCTGCTTCAGAGTCCTTCTGGTCAAAATGTGCTT CATTCCTTGGCTTTGGAAAACGtactagagaaaaaaaaaccacattggTTTTGCAAAAGAAAATTGAGCCAACTGTTTTTCAGTTTTGTGGTGAAAGCCAGAAAAATGTGGAAGATGCTGCAGCCTGGATTAGAAACCTGATTTTAAAAGAACAGCATGAAATGAGTGTCACCGATGAAGCAATTTTAAGCTTTGAGGAACAGGAATTTGCAGAACTGGAAGACCTCCAGAAGAAATTGCACATTACTATTCAGCTGGATTCCAAGGATACTATCCCTTCAATTCAAATTTCTGGTGTTACCAAAGATGTGTTGCGTGCTAACTTGGAAATTCAGCACATAATCAAAAGAGTCAGAGAGTTTCAAGAAGAACAGTACAAAGCAGAGCTTCTCAGCAGCCTCGTTAAGTGGCAATATTTAGAAAATGATCAGTACCTGTCTTTTGACAAACTAACAAATCTACGCATAGAGGATGCGGCAATGTTGAATCAAAGAGAGATTGACATCACCTTTAATAATAGAAACTACAGAGTGGATCTGGTAGCCAAACGTGCTATCGATGACAGAGGGAAAAGTATGGCCATTGTTCGAGTCTCAAAAGATGAAG GTAATCTGTTAGCTCTTCCTGTAGAGTGGTGTGATATGAAAAAAGAACATGTCAAAGTGGTGCCTCTACATTCAGAAATGAAGGAATATCAAGATGTTCAGACGAAATTTCAACTCACATGTTCTAAGTTCAAAATTGAAAAG ATTGAAAGGATACAAAATCCATTCTTCTGGCGGGCCTACCAAATAAAAAAGCAGGAGATGGATTCCAAAAATGGCAACACAAATAATGAGAAGCTTCTTTTTCATGGAACAACGAGTGCTTCCTTAACCATTATTAATCAGAAGGGATTTAATCGCAGTTACGCTGGAATGAATG CTGCATGCTATGGGAAAGGAACCTACTTTGCTGTCAATGCCAATTATTCTGCACAAGATACCTACTCAAAACCGGATGTGAACGGGAAAAAATACATGTACCTGGCCCGGGTCCTGGTTGGGGAATACTGTGTTGGAAATCAAGGACTAATTACACCTCCATCAAAAAACAGCGCTGATCCTACAGATCAATTTGATAGTGTGACTGACAATATGACAAATCCATCAATGTTTGTCATATTTAATGACATTCAAGCTTATCCAGACTATCTTATTACTTTCACTAAATAA